A window of the Janthinobacterium agaricidamnosum NBRC 102515 = DSM 9628 genome harbors these coding sequences:
- a CDS encoding choice-of-anchor A family protein, with product MIAFSKIPAVFLLSTILTTGLAQAGVVDLNIGGANVYTLGNFSSGGSQVGGTLLVAGNMNVSNSYVNIHGKNKDGDSAFSLAVGGDLNFNSGSVGNAQRNDMYYVGGNSRINNSASAFTSTKSTTPPLSFADTSAHLKNVSTSLSTVASTGSSKLASNGRDLNFTGSGSGKVQVFNVSGYDLRSASTVSFYNTHAYDTIIVNVSGKSSGFSYNVDMGSSFIYNLLFNFYEATDLAMPQSMNLSANLLAPSATLWGGAGNIEGNVVVGNWNSNMTTTIGNNAFKPVDVPGLISPVPEPESYAMWLAGLGLLGCVARRKAAKGKQAAA from the coding sequence ATGATCGCATTCTCCAAAATACCAGCCGTTTTTCTGTTATCGACAATCTTGACCACTGGTCTTGCCCAGGCCGGCGTGGTCGACTTGAATATCGGCGGCGCCAATGTTTACACCTTGGGTAACTTCAGTTCCGGGGGAAGCCAAGTTGGCGGCACTTTGCTGGTGGCTGGAAACATGAATGTCTCCAATTCTTATGTGAATATTCATGGAAAAAACAAGGATGGCGATTCCGCTTTTTCGCTGGCGGTTGGTGGCGACTTGAATTTCAATTCTGGCAGTGTCGGTAACGCGCAACGGAACGATATGTATTATGTCGGTGGCAACAGCCGTATTAATAACAGCGCCAGTGCCTTTACCAGCACCAAATCGACTACTCCGCCATTGTCGTTTGCCGATACGTCGGCGCATTTGAAAAATGTCTCGACCTCGCTTTCCACGGTCGCGAGTACCGGTTCGTCGAAACTGGCTTCGAACGGCAGGGACTTGAACTTTACTGGCAGCGGCAGCGGTAAGGTGCAAGTGTTCAATGTTTCCGGCTACGATCTCCGGTCTGCCTCAACCGTCAGCTTCTATAACACGCACGCTTACGACACCATCATCGTGAATGTCAGTGGAAAATCCAGTGGTTTTTCTTATAACGTGGATATGGGATCTTCTTTTATCTACAATCTTTTATTTAATTTTTATGAGGCGACAGACCTGGCTATGCCGCAAAGCATGAATTTAAGCGCGAATCTGCTGGCGCCATCGGCCACCTTGTGGGGCGGCGCAGGTAATATTGAGGGCAATGTTGTGGTCGGCAATTGGAATTCGAACATGACGACGACTATTGGCAACAACGCCTTCAAACCGGTCGACGTGCCGGGTTTGATTTCGCCGGTGCCGGAACCGGAATCCTATGCGATGTGGCTGGCCGGCCTGGGCTTGCTGGGCTGCGTGGCGCGCCGTAAGGCGGCCAAGGGCAAGCAAGCCGCGGCCTGA
- a CDS encoding choice-of-anchor A family protein translates to MTAGLAQAAVLDLNIGGANAYSLGNFSSSSGKVGGALLVAGNMDVSNYSVNGQNKDAYGNSALAVGGDLNYRSGSINNGSYHAGGVSNIGKSMLNDASPSDSSPLSFEQTSAQLKELSTSLSQVKSIYYSWHHSAYDLTLTGSGSGNVQIFNIPSHTLYGQKDYKFEFNKLNPNDTLILNISGAWGGFSDANLIGFGNYNVLFNFYEATELWVPQNLNLKGNILAPLATVNGGRGTINGNVVVGNWNSNIDILGNNAFKPADVPGLISPVPEPESYAMWLAGLGLLGCVARRKAGRGKQAAACMS, encoded by the coding sequence TTGACCGCTGGTCTTGCCCAGGCTGCCGTGCTGGACTTGAATATTGGCGGCGCCAATGCCTATTCCTTGGGTAATTTCAGTTCCAGCTCCGGCAAGGTGGGCGGCGCCTTGCTGGTGGCTGGAAACATGGATGTTTCCAATTATTCGGTGAATGGCCAAAATAAAGACGCTTACGGGAATTCCGCGCTGGCGGTTGGCGGCGACTTGAATTACCGCTCCGGTTCGATCAATAACGGCAGCTATCATGCCGGTGGCGTCAGCAATATCGGCAAGAGCATGTTGAATGACGCCAGCCCATCGGACAGTTCGCCATTATCGTTTGAGCAAACCTCGGCGCAATTGAAGGAGTTGTCGACGTCGCTTTCCCAAGTTAAAAGCATTTATTATTCGTGGCATCATTCGGCCTACGATTTGACCTTGACGGGCAGCGGTAGCGGCAATGTGCAAATATTTAATATCCCTAGCCATACCTTGTATGGTCAAAAAGACTATAAATTCGAATTCAACAAACTCAACCCCAACGACACCTTGATTCTGAATATCAGCGGAGCATGGGGCGGTTTCAGCGATGCGAACTTGATCGGTTTCGGCAATTACAACGTGCTGTTCAATTTTTATGAGGCGACGGAACTGTGGGTGCCGCAAAACTTGAACTTGAAGGGCAATATACTGGCGCCGCTGGCCACCGTAAACGGCGGCAGGGGGACGATCAACGGCAACGTGGTGGTCGGCAACTGGAATTCGAATATTGATATCCTTGGCAACAACGCCTTCAAACCGGCGGACGTGCCGGGTTTGATTTCGCCGGTGCCCGAACCGGAGTCCTATGCGATGTGGCTGGCCGGCCTGGGCTTGCTGGGTTGCGTGGCGCGCCGCAAGGCAGGCAGGGGCAAGCAAGCCGCAGCCTGCATGTCTTGA